GAGAATCCGAAGCGTCTCCTCCGGAATAGCCTGAAACTGATCTAGTCCGGTGGCGAAACCATCCCGAATTTCCGCTGCGATCCGCTTGGGATTACGTCGCTTCTGTATCAACTTCTTCAGGACAGGAGCAAATTCATCCTTCAGATTATAATGTTCATCGAGCGAGACGCCCGTCTCCTCTACGCAAAGAATCGCCTTCGCCATCATCGAATAATCGCGAGACAAATCTATCCCATTTCGCCCGAAGATGTAAAGCAGTGCCAGGATCGCGCGTCCCACATCCCCTTCCCCTGTATCCGGATTATAATGCTCTCGGATCGCTACATTCACATCCCGCTCCATCCGGCGTCGATCAACCGATTCTCCGGTATCGGCCAAGGTCATGGCGATCCTTGTAACTTGCTCGGGATCCCCTTTCACAAAGGCGTGAAAAAGATCCATCAAGCCGTAGCGCATTCGATGCGTCAGCTGACCAGTCATCCCCCAGTCTAGAAAGCACAACTTCCCGTCATTGGTTACGCGTATGTTTCCGGAATGAGGATCGGCATGGAAGTAGCCGTTGATCATGATTTGGTGAAACATGGAGCGAGAGCCGACCCGAGCGAGACGCTTGGCTTCCGCGCTTCCAGTTGGAATTTTCTCCAACCGCAATCCGTCGATCCACTCCATCACCAAGACACGACGGGAACAGTGTTCCTTAAATATTTGAGGAGCCGTTACGGATTCGGGGTAAGCGTTACCTCGGGAAAAAAAACTCAAGTTTCGAGCTTCTCGCCTGAAGTCGAGCTCTCGTTCCAAGCCTTCCCGCATCGCGTCTATTACGGCTGGCAAATTCAAGGGGCGAAGATCATCCAGCCTTTCATGAGCCTGTCTCCCGAGCCAAACAAGAATATCGAAATCCGCATCGATGATCTTTTCCAAGCCCGGTCGCTGAATTTTCACCGCGACCTCCACTCCATTCGACCTGAGTCTGGCCTTGTGAACTTGGGCCATGGAAGCGGCCGCAATCGCATTTTCATCGAACTCTGAAAAAACGGAATCAATGGAACTGCCCAGCCCCTCTTCAAGGATAGGCCGTATTTGCTCAAATGATACAGGTGGCACGTTCTCCTGCAGCTTTCGCAATTCCTTAATAAGCGACTCCGGCACCACATCAGGCCGCATACTCAAGAGCTGACCAAACTTAACAAAGGTCGGCCCGAGCTCCTCCATTGCCACCCGCATACGCTCCCACTGGCTCCGCTTTCCTGGGGCAAGTTTCCCCAAAGCCATTGAACGCAGCAAGTTCGTCAAACGCGGAGGAAGATCCAGCTTAAGCAATAGATCGGCGAATCCGTATCGAGCCAACACGGTTACGATCTCTTTCGCACGAACCGCGTTGGTAAGGATTTCTAAAGGATTTATCGACATGTACTGCTAAGAGACGGCAACAACAATAAAAACGTGGAGCGAGACAAATCCCCCACGG
This genomic interval from Pelagicoccus albus contains the following:
- a CDS encoding ABC1 kinase family protein, yielding MSINPLEILTNAVRAKEIVTVLARYGFADLLLKLDLPPRLTNLLRSMALGKLAPGKRSQWERMRVAMEELGPTFVKFGQLLSMRPDVVPESLIKELRKLQENVPPVSFEQIRPILEEGLGSSIDSVFSEFDENAIAAASMAQVHKARLRSNGVEVAVKIQRPGLEKIIDADFDILVWLGRQAHERLDDLRPLNLPAVIDAMREGLERELDFRREARNLSFFSRGNAYPESVTAPQIFKEHCSRRVLVMEWIDGLRLEKIPTGSAEAKRLARVGSRSMFHQIMINGYFHADPHSGNIRVTNDGKLCFLDWGMTGQLTHRMRYGLMDLFHAFVKGDPEQVTRIAMTLADTGESVDRRRMERDVNVAIREHYNPDTGEGDVGRAILALLYIFGRNGIDLSRDYSMMAKAILCVEETGVSLDEHYNLKDEFAPVLKKLIQKRRNPKRIAAEIRDGFATGLDQFQAIPEETLRILKKVEKNNLKINLEHRGLDDLGDTISDASNKITLGIIIGCLLVGSSLIVTSNTPPIVFGFPILGIVGYVMSLLLGLYVAFDILRGRPK